The Pyrus communis chromosome 2, drPyrComm1.1, whole genome shotgun sequence genome includes a window with the following:
- the LOC137723521 gene encoding protein NRT1/ PTR FAMILY 4.6-like yields MGSSHSVVLIQEKLELVEGKVDWKGRSAVKYKHGGMITAVLILGTFAFENMATLALAVNLVTYFNGVMHFELADAANQLTNYMGTGYILSILMAILADTFFGRFKTLLISGCLEFVGLALMTVQAHYPKLTPPVCSVFDPTAKCEKVEGGNAALLFIALYIMAAGASGLKATLPSHGADQFDESDLREARQMSSFFNFLLLAVCLGGVVSLTLIVWVQDNKGWDWGFGISTIAMFLGVVIFFAGLPLYRIQVIRGTSALVELIQVYVAAIRNKNLSLPEDPAELYEISKDKEAALEQEFLPHRPIFRFLDKASIRRGQVDEQQPPNPWKLCRVTQVENAKIILGMVPIFCCTIIMTLCLAQLQTFSIQQGLTMDTSITKHFKIPPASLPIIPIVFLAIIIPVYDRVFVPIASKFTGIPSGITHLQRIGVGLVLSCVSMGVAGIMEVKRKDVAREHNMLLARPVVQPLPISTFWLSFQYFIFGIADMFTYVGLLEFFYSESPKGLKSISTCFLWSSMALGYFFSTILVKIVNNATKGVTKSGGWLAGNNINLNHLNLFYWLLSLMSLINFFIYVFVAKRYKYRPGSPMLVSKEKKKEIEVHEF; encoded by the exons ATGGGTAGCTCTCACTCTGTCGTCCTTATTCAG GAGAAACTTGAGCTTGTTGAAGGGAAGGTTGATTGGAAGGGAAGGTCAGCTGTGAAATATAAACATGGAGGAATGATAACTGCTGTGCTCATACTAG GTACATTTGCTTTTGAGAACATGGCAACTCTTGCCCTGGCTGTGAACTTGGTTACCTACTTCAATGGGGTCATGCACTTTGAGCTAGCAGATGCAGCTAACCAACTCACCAACTACATGGGAACTGGCTATATTCTGTCCATTCTCATGGCCATCCTTGCAGACACCTTCTTTGGCAGATTCAAAACTCTTCTTATTTCCGGGTGCCTCGAGTTTGTG GGACTAGCACTAATGACTGTGCAAGCTCACTACCCTAAACTGACGCCACCAGTCTGCAGTGTCTTTGATCCAACTGCAAAATGTGAAAAAGTTGAAGGTGGAAATGCTGCCCTTCTTTTTATTGCTCTCTACATTATGGCGGCCGGAGCTTCCGGCCTGAAGGCCACGTTACCATCACACGGTGCTGATCAATTTGACGAATCGGACCTGAGAGAGGCAAGGCAGATGTCTAGCTTCTTTAACTTTCTGTTGCTAGCAGTGTGCTTGGGTGGTGTAGTCAGTTTAACCCTAATTGTGTGGGTTCAAGACAATAAAGGATGGGATTGGGGATTTGGGATCTCTACTATCGCCATGTTCTTGGGCGTCGTCATCTTTTTCGCAGGATTGCCGTTGTATCGGATACAAGTTATCAGAGGAACTAGTGCTTTAGTTGAACTTATACag GTGTATGTTGCAGCCATCCGCAACAAAAATCTTAGCCTTCCTGAGGACCCCGCAGAATTGTATGAGATTAGCAAAGACAAGGAAGCTGCTCTTGAACAAGAATTCCTACCTCACAGACCCATTTTCAG GTTTTTGGACAAAGCATCCATCCGAAGAGGGCAAGTTGATGAACAACAGCCTCCAAACCCATGGAAACTTTGCAGAGTCACACAAGTGGAAAATGCAAAAATCATCCTAGGCATGGTCCCAATATTTTGCTGCACAATTATAATGACTCTATGCCTGGCACAACTCCAAACCTTCTCCATCCAACAAGGTCTCACCATGGACACAAGTATCACCAAACACTTCAAAATCCCACCAGCCTCACTCCCCATCATCCCCATTGTCTTCCTCGCCATCATAATTCCTGTCTACGACCGTGTCTTCGTCCCCATCGCAAGTAAGTTCACCGGCATACCCTCTGGCATAACGCACTTACAGCGCATAGGGGTGGGTTTAGTTCTTTCATGTGTTTCCATGGGTGTGGCTGGAATCATGGAAGTGAAAAGAAAAGATGTGGCAAGAGAGCACAACATGCTGTTGGCAAGGCCGGTGGTGCAGCCATTGCCAATCAGCACATTCTGGCTGTCTTTCCAGTACTTCATTTTTGGAATCGCTGACATGTTCACATACGTAGGGCTTCTTGAGTTTTTCTACTCGGAGTCTCCCAAAGGGTTGAAATCAATTTCAACTTGCTTTTTGTGGAGCTCCATGGCACTAGGGTATTTTTTCAGCACCATTTTGGTTAAGATTGTGAATAATGCAACAAAGGGTGTCACAAAAAGTGGAGGCTGGTTGGCTGGGAACAACATTAACTTGAACCATTTGAATCTTTTCTATTGGTTGCTTTCATTGATGAGCTTGATCAACTTCTTTATCTATGTGTTTGTTGCAAAGAGGTACAAGTATAGGCCTGGGAGCCCCATGCTGGTttcaaaggagaagaagaaggaaattgAGGTTCATGAGTTCTGA